One window of Sardina pilchardus chromosome 2, fSarPil1.1, whole genome shotgun sequence genomic DNA carries:
- the kcnj9 gene encoding G protein-activated inward rectifier potassium channel 3: MALENSILSSRPDTLCLPVSEKGEEPVEEVTEEAPPQTAQTGGIFNVSEELGHVVTTETSPPTKPPATENRSFQDKMAAREAQANQHRKKVQGAGQEKGRFGWGRSRRKRQRYVEKNGRCNVQHGNTGTYRYLTDIFTTLVDLNWRCSLFVFVMAYAVTWLFFGAIWYLIAYLRGDLDHLEDETWTPCVNNLNGFISAFLFSIETETTIGYGHRVITDQCPVGTMLLLLQAILGSMVNAFMVGCMFVKISQPNKRAETLVFSKNAVISLRDDKLCLMFRVGDLRSSHIVGANMRAKLIKSKQTQEGEFIPLDQTDISVGFETGDDRLFLVSPLVISHEIDAHSPFWDMSQAQLEKDDFEIVVILEGMVEATGMTCQARSSYLAEEVQWGHRFSPMMLLAEGFFDIDYGAFHHSFEVDTPSCSAHELALAAARREAHLYWSISSRLDEEKWEGPPLADQSEKTADTDLANGKEEDGPTFIVGGVTEVQDQSGPGEQNGSVTTDQSESEA; encoded by the exons ATGGCTCTGGAGAACTCCATCCTGTCGTCTCGCCCCGAcaccctctgtctgcctgtctcagagaaaggggaggagccAGTGGAGGAAGTCACTGAGGAGGCTCCGCCCCAAACGGCCCAAACGGGCGGCATCTTCAACGTGTCTGAGGAGCTGGGACACGTGGTCACTACGGAGACCAGCCCGCCCACAAAGCCACCCGCCACTGAAAACAGGTCCTTCCAGGACAAGATGGCCGCCCGGGAGGCACAGGCCAATCAACACCGCAAGAAGGTGCagggggcggggcaagagaagggCAGGTTTGGCTGGG ggcGTAGCCGTCGTAAGCGTCAGCGCTACGTGGAGAAGAACGGCCGCTGCAATGTGCAGCACGGGAACACGGGGACGTACCGCTACCTGACGGACATCTTCACCACGCTGGTGGACCTCAACTGGCGCTGCTCGCTCTTCGTCTTCGTCATGGCCTACGCCGTCACCTGGCTCTTCTTCGGAGCCATCTGGTACCTCATCGCCTAcctcag aggggacTTGGACCATCTGGAGGACGAGACCTGGACTCCGTGTGTGAACAACCTGAACGGCTTCATCTCTGCGTTCCTGTTCTCCATCGAGACGGAGACGACCATCGGCTACGGCCATCGCGTCATCACTGACCAGTGCCCCGTGGGGACcatgctactgctgctgcaggCCATCCTGGGCTCTATGGTCAACGCCttcatg gtgggctGTATGTTTGTGAAGATCTCGCAGCCCAACAAGCGTGCGGAGACGCTGGTGTTCTCGAAGAACGCCGTCATCTCTCTCCGTGACGACAAGCTGTGTCTGATGTTCCGCGTGGGAGACCTGCGCAGCTCACACATCGTGGGCGCCAACATGAGAGCCAAGCTCATCAAGTCCAAACAGACACAGGAgg gTGAGTTCATTCCTCTGGACCAGACGGACATCAGTGTGGGTTTTGAGACGGGGGACGATCGTCTGTTCCTGGTGTCCCCATTGGTCATCTCCCACGAGATCGACGCCCACTCTCCCTTCTGGGACATGAGCCAGGCGCAGCTGGAAAAGGACGACTTCGAGATCGTCGTTATCCTGGAGGGCATGGTGGAGGCCACAG GTATGACGTGTCAGGCGCGGAGCTCTTACCTGGCGGAGGAGGTGCAGTGGGGGCACCGCTTCAGCCCCATGATGCTGCTGGCCGAGGGCTTCTTTGACATCGACTATGGAGCTTTCCACCACTCCtttgag GTTGACACACCTTCCTGCTCCGCCCACGAGCTGGCATTGGCTGCTGCCAGACGGGAGGCACATCTCTATTGGTCAATCTCCAGTCGCCTGGACGAGGAGAAGTGGGAGGGCCCTCCTCTGGCCGACCAATCAGAGAAGACAGCAGACACAGATCTAGCCAATGGCAAAGAGGAAGATGGGCCCACATTCATTGTGGGCGGAGTCACTGAAGTGCAAGACCAATCAGGACCCGGGGAACAGAACGGCAGTGTCACCACTGACCAATCGGAATCAGAGGCttga